The following coding sequences are from one Ornithorhynchus anatinus isolate Pmale09 chromosome 11, mOrnAna1.pri.v4, whole genome shotgun sequence window:
- the CCDC15 gene encoding coiled-coil domain-containing protein 15 isoform X2 — translation MPVKMVPPTRQHSIPRLLRARTLEEKSRTLLAVLAERNQAVAPVGAWVECAPQGGNPEENPAFASAFLIEEKLKEQEKTKQETLKRFQGQVKRRVNQRIKLRLKQQLQKACEALSQTMRQVRRRLAACKTSGGREQSFPPELPGVGWEGSPTREEPSPTRQLPSGPAAEEAGDHLPLQGFQDLPAEFQDQTSPGEQTHPEPRRASSPSRHHSGASTNSQLPLVLQPGKEQEEAKNERQKQFLQYRRLFMGLEREQVKERQRLKEHQRKSEKIKKQKEQWRQMEEQRIPGTHRREDQRAGEEACETMAQLRLEETRGTRKQQKDREYRRYVDALRAQMQERIRLYNVTLPPMCCCGSDFWDAHPDTCANNCIFYRNHRAYSQALRSVISSCDVSDLGPAACLAVRGFAAAYGRSAKKP, via the exons ATGCCCGTCAAGATGGTGCCCCCAACGAGGCAGCACAGCATCCCCAGGCTGCTCCGGGCCCGGACCCTCGAAGAGAAGAGCCGGACCTTGCTGGCGGTCCTGGCCGAGAGGAACCAGGCTGTGGCCCCCGTTGGGGCCTGGGTGGAGTGCGCCCCGCAAGGCGGTAACCCAGAGGAAAACCCGGCGTTT GCTTCCGCGTTTCTGATAGAAGAGAAGCTGAAGGAGCAAGAGAAGACAAAACAGGAGACTCTGAAACGCTTCCAGGGACAGGTGAAACGCAGAGTAAATCAGAGGATCAAGCTGAGGTTAAAACAGCAGCTCCAAAAGGCCTGTGAAGCG CTCAGCCAGACTATGAGACAAGTCCGCCGCCGACTGGCAGCCTGCAAAACCTCGGGGGGCCGAGAGCAGAGTTTCCCGCCGGAGCTTCCCGGAGTCGGCTGGGAAGGGAGTCCCACCCGAGAG GAACCAAGCCCAACGCGCCAGCTGCCATCCGGGCCGGCGGCCGAGGAGGCGGGGGACCATTTGCCCCTGCAGGGTTTCCAGGACCTTCCCGCGGAGTTTCAGGATCAAACCTCCCCCGGAGAGCAG ACTCATCCTGAGCCCAGAAGGGCGTCCTCCCCGAGTCGACATCATTCAGGGGCCAGCACCAACTCCCAACTTCCGCTGGTCCTACAGCCTGGGAAAGAGCAAgaggaagccaagaatgag CGTCAGAAGCAGTTCCTGCAATACCGGCGGCTTTTCATGGGTCTTGAGAGGGAGCAGGTGAAGGAGCGCCAGAGACTCAAGGAGCATCAGAGGAAAAGCGAAAA GATTAAGAAACAGAAAGAGCAGTGGCGtcagatggaggagcagaggatccCGGGAACGCACCGCCGGGAAGACCAGCGTGCCGGAGAGGAGGCATGTGAAACGATGGCCCAGCTGCGGCTGGAGGAGACGAGAGGGACTAGAAAGCAGCAGAAGGACAGAGAGTACAGGAG GTACGTCGATGCCCTGAGAGCCCAGATGCAGGAGAGGATCCGGCTGTACaacgtcaccttgcccccgatGTGCTGCTGCGGCTCCGACTTCTGGGACGCCCACCCGGACACGTGTGCCAACAACTGTATTTTCTACAGAAACCACAGAG CGTACTCGCAGGCGCTCCGCTCGGTCATCTCCTCCTGCGACGTGTCCGACCTAGGCCCGGCCGCGTGCCTCGCTGTCCGCGGTTTCGCGGCCGCCTACGGACGGTCGGCGAAGAAGCCCTAA
- the CCDC15 gene encoding coiled-coil domain-containing protein 15 isoform X1: MPVKMVPPTRQHSIPRLLRARTLEEKSRTLLAVLAERNQAVAPVGAWVECAPQGGNPEENPAFASAFLIEEKLKEQEKTKQETLKRFQGQVKRRVNQRIKLRLKQQLQKACEAAEKEGSMALQTLASAPLLAYKRNTCVYRSRGQAAICSSTAGGPPPQPPIDELEGDQAGDTLFQQRARALSQTMRQVRRRLAACKTSGGREQSFPPELPGVGWEGSPTREEPSPTRQLPSGPAAEEAGDHLPLQGFQDLPAEFQDQTSPGEQTHPEPRRASSPSRHHSGASTNSQLPLVLQPGKEQEEAKNERQKQFLQYRRLFMGLEREQVKERQRLKEHQRKSEKIKKQKEQWRQMEEQRIPGTHRREDQRAGEEACETMAQLRLEETRGTRKQQKDREYRRYVDALRAQMQERIRLYNVTLPPMCCCGSDFWDAHPDTCANNCIFYRNHRAYSQALRSVISSCDVSDLGPAACLAVRGFAAAYGRSAKKP; the protein is encoded by the exons ATGCCCGTCAAGATGGTGCCCCCAACGAGGCAGCACAGCATCCCCAGGCTGCTCCGGGCCCGGACCCTCGAAGAGAAGAGCCGGACCTTGCTGGCGGTCCTGGCCGAGAGGAACCAGGCTGTGGCCCCCGTTGGGGCCTGGGTGGAGTGCGCCCCGCAAGGCGGTAACCCAGAGGAAAACCCGGCGTTT GCTTCCGCGTTTCTGATAGAAGAGAAGCTGAAGGAGCAAGAGAAGACAAAACAGGAGACTCTGAAACGCTTCCAGGGACAGGTGAAACGCAGAGTAAATCAGAGGATCAAGCTGAGGTTAAAACAGCAGCTCCAAAAGGCCTGTGAAGCG GCGGAAAAAGAAGGCTCCATGGCCCTGCAGACCTTGGCCTCAGCCCCGCTTCTGGCCTACAAGAGGAACACGTGCGTCTACCGCAGCCGTGGGCAGGCCGCCATCTGCAGTTCCACGGCCGGCGGGCCCCCCCCGCAGCCGCCGATCGACGAGCTAGAGGGAGACCAGGCCGGTGACACGTTGTTTCAACAGCGAGCCCGGGCT CTCAGCCAGACTATGAGACAAGTCCGCCGCCGACTGGCAGCCTGCAAAACCTCGGGGGGCCGAGAGCAGAGTTTCCCGCCGGAGCTTCCCGGAGTCGGCTGGGAAGGGAGTCCCACCCGAGAG GAACCAAGCCCAACGCGCCAGCTGCCATCCGGGCCGGCGGCCGAGGAGGCGGGGGACCATTTGCCCCTGCAGGGTTTCCAGGACCTTCCCGCGGAGTTTCAGGATCAAACCTCCCCCGGAGAGCAG ACTCATCCTGAGCCCAGAAGGGCGTCCTCCCCGAGTCGACATCATTCAGGGGCCAGCACCAACTCCCAACTTCCGCTGGTCCTACAGCCTGGGAAAGAGCAAgaggaagccaagaatgag CGTCAGAAGCAGTTCCTGCAATACCGGCGGCTTTTCATGGGTCTTGAGAGGGAGCAGGTGAAGGAGCGCCAGAGACTCAAGGAGCATCAGAGGAAAAGCGAAAA GATTAAGAAACAGAAAGAGCAGTGGCGtcagatggaggagcagaggatccCGGGAACGCACCGCCGGGAAGACCAGCGTGCCGGAGAGGAGGCATGTGAAACGATGGCCCAGCTGCGGCTGGAGGAGACGAGAGGGACTAGAAAGCAGCAGAAGGACAGAGAGTACAGGAG GTACGTCGATGCCCTGAGAGCCCAGATGCAGGAGAGGATCCGGCTGTACaacgtcaccttgcccccgatGTGCTGCTGCGGCTCCGACTTCTGGGACGCCCACCCGGACACGTGTGCCAACAACTGTATTTTCTACAGAAACCACAGAG CGTACTCGCAGGCGCTCCGCTCGGTCATCTCCTCCTGCGACGTGTCCGACCTAGGCCCGGCCGCGTGCCTCGCTGTCCGCGGTTTCGCGGCCGCCTACGGACGGTCGGCGAAGAAGCCCTAA